One Thermococcus eurythermalis DNA segment encodes these proteins:
- a CDS encoding PEP/pyruvate-binding domain-containing protein: protein MFVRTLSAGGSIEEIGGKAHRLSLLTRYFNVPEGFVVTTKAYELWRETGSLPERVIEEIREYFQSPYVFEGRFAVVVRSSATVEDSSRASFAGVFESVPNVSSFDELIKAIERVFRSTESECVKGYMKRLGIEGDVKMAVVVQRQINPKLSGVLFTRSPNEPDMALVEFVKGSPEKLVSGEASGQHLLLPRDPSKVKGHLMRELIETGLEVEDLFGRPQDIEWAYDGTLWLLQSRDITVLTQKSEGAKESPKASQGWYKLTGVPASLGRARGKAYFVLDDQPPEKPKSSSRREEYS, encoded by the coding sequence ATGTTCGTCCGTACGCTCTCTGCAGGGGGCTCAATCGAAGAAATCGGTGGCAAAGCACACCGCCTCTCGCTCCTGACGAGGTACTTCAACGTTCCCGAGGGCTTCGTGGTCACCACAAAGGCCTACGAGCTCTGGAGAGAAACCGGAAGCCTGCCGGAGAGGGTTATCGAGGAAATCAGGGAATACTTTCAATCTCCCTACGTTTTTGAGGGCAGGTTCGCCGTCGTAGTCAGGAGCTCCGCAACCGTAGAGGACAGTTCAAGGGCGAGTTTTGCCGGTGTTTTTGAGAGCGTACCCAACGTGAGTTCTTTCGACGAACTGATAAAAGCCATCGAGCGGGTTTTCAGAAGCACCGAATCGGAGTGCGTGAAAGGGTACATGAAGCGCCTCGGAATCGAGGGAGATGTGAAGATGGCAGTCGTAGTCCAGAGGCAGATAAACCCGAAACTCTCTGGGGTGCTCTTCACGCGCTCTCCAAACGAACCCGATATGGCGCTCGTGGAGTTCGTCAAAGGTTCTCCCGAGAAACTCGTGAGCGGAGAAGCAAGCGGCCAGCACCTCCTTCTTCCGCGTGACCCCTCCAAAGTCAAAGGCCATTTAATGAGGGAGCTTATCGAGACTGGCCTCGAAGTGGAAGACCTGTTCGGCCGTCCTCAGGACATCGAGTGGGCCTATGACGGAACTCTCTGGCTTCTCCAGTCAAGGGATATAACAGTATTGACCCAGAAGTCAGAGGGAGCAAAAGAGAGCCCAAAGGCCTCGCAGGGATGGTACAAGCTCACAGGAGTTCCAGCGAGTCTAGGAAGAGCAAGAGGAAAAGCTTACTTCGTCCTCGACGACCAGCCACCTGAGAAGCCGAAAAGCTCTTCCCGAAGGGAGGAATACTCGTGA
- a CDS encoding DUF4932 domain-containing protein: MSRAKLLLVPLSLLVLLFAFYLSQSHVPPKPDFQLNVSPVSECSGNVCVEVNPYTELTNVVFHLAGWNSNNLTPYPQEVNSHFAPYRNHRAVFLARKALREGLGYDAIPRFAMELNSTEWSINLVERVHGDKKLLNELAKAIKDFARESNFSAFYESHRGFYREQIGLFLKENPDVFSLPRFEEDFFGKKKGRWIFILQPLGVYYSYGGWTNDTVYAFLGVCSFSNGTYSYCSASAHELAHSFVNPAVGRHYREFKEYEGMFSPVKDVMTSMGYSNWKTYLDETFVRAFEAYYILKTEGNQSAERFIKGQEALGFYLVGRVYRAYLADYMPNKEKYPTFESFMPELAKLMGSWYKEGFWRNVSSEPSIEMAFMAFKTRGVKLYVAQNLLESTYVKSYVEMLENAGFKVTFTKGLESGNIIAIVPLNSPTAHKLNRYVMIRNNSVVLDGVEYSKGVFLVEALRNPKGGGFVLLMAGTPDVFNRKPSGNSDENLMNSHYFVYLTNLRRAVAFG; this comes from the coding sequence ATGTCCAGAGCCAAACTCCTGCTGGTGCCTTTGTCCTTGCTCGTGCTACTCTTTGCATTTTACCTCTCCCAGTCGCACGTTCCACCGAAGCCGGACTTCCAGCTCAACGTCTCCCCGGTTTCCGAGTGCTCAGGCAACGTCTGTGTCGAGGTGAACCCCTACACCGAGCTGACGAACGTTGTTTTCCACCTCGCAGGCTGGAATTCCAACAACCTTACCCCTTACCCTCAGGAAGTTAATTCGCACTTCGCTCCCTACAGGAACCACAGGGCAGTATTCCTCGCCAGAAAAGCCCTGAGAGAGGGCTTGGGATACGATGCCATTCCCAGGTTTGCAATGGAGCTGAACTCCACGGAGTGGAGTATCAATCTCGTGGAGAGGGTTCACGGGGATAAAAAGCTCCTCAACGAACTCGCCAAAGCCATAAAAGATTTCGCCAGGGAATCGAACTTTTCGGCCTTCTACGAGAGCCACAGGGGATTCTACAGGGAGCAGATAGGGCTGTTCCTTAAGGAGAATCCGGACGTTTTCAGCCTCCCCCGCTTCGAGGAGGACTTCTTTGGGAAGAAAAAGGGCCGCTGGATTTTCATCCTCCAGCCCCTTGGGGTATACTACAGCTACGGCGGCTGGACGAACGATACCGTTTACGCCTTTCTTGGCGTCTGCTCGTTCTCCAACGGAACTTATTCCTACTGCAGTGCTTCCGCCCACGAGCTTGCCCACAGCTTCGTCAATCCCGCGGTGGGGAGACACTACCGGGAGTTTAAGGAGTATGAGGGAATGTTCTCGCCGGTGAAAGACGTCATGACTTCTATGGGATACTCTAATTGGAAGACCTACCTTGATGAGACCTTTGTCCGGGCGTTTGAAGCTTACTACATCCTCAAAACGGAGGGAAACCAGAGCGCTGAGAGGTTCATAAAGGGCCAGGAAGCCCTCGGGTTCTACCTCGTTGGGAGGGTTTACCGGGCGTACTTAGCGGACTACATGCCCAATAAAGAAAAATACCCCACCTTCGAGAGCTTCATGCCCGAGCTCGCGAAGCTTATGGGGAGCTGGTATAAGGAAGGCTTCTGGAGGAACGTCTCATCAGAACCGTCTATTGAAATGGCTTTCATGGCGTTTAAAACGAGGGGCGTTAAGCTTTACGTTGCCCAAAACCTCTTGGAGAGCACGTATGTGAAAAGCTACGTTGAGATGCTTGAAAATGCAGGGTTTAAAGTGACGTTCACGAAGGGGCTCGAAAGCGGCAACATTATCGCCATCGTGCCGTTAAATTCGCCGACTGCTCACAAACTCAACAGATACGTGATGATAAGGAATAACTCCGTCGTTCTCGATGGTGTCGAATATTCCAAGGGGGTCTTCCTCGTTGAGGCCTTGAGGAATCCAAAGGGAGGAGGGTTTGTCCTTTTAATGGCGGGAACGCCCGATGTTTTCAACAGAAAGCCCTCAGGAAACAGCGACGAGAACCTGATGAACTCCCACTACTTTGTGTACTTAACTAACCTGAGGAGGGCCGTCGCGTTCGGATGA
- a CDS encoding ABC transporter ATP-binding protein has translation MIEYEHVSYTANGQEILREVTLKAEPGECVLLVGPNGSGKSTLLKLGLGLLKPTSGTVRVCGGNPYSSKETRRKIGFIMDSDVLDVLLTGKENLEFFYELYNGSRPDPGFINSVLERVGLSEEAGKKAGQYSKGMRKRLEIGRLLLYHPKAVLLDEPFSGLDSGGKELLVDVVRELKNNGAAVVMVSHETEFALGLADRVVLMVGGRTLAHFSPEEFSNAYVVSGEGTENLDGIKLGPKSVIIVSRAGVDEIVSACREKGVALEEVMPLMKAIRREG, from the coding sequence ATGATTGAATATGAGCATGTTTCATACACTGCCAACGGCCAGGAGATTCTTAGAGAAGTCACCCTAAAAGCCGAGCCGGGAGAATGCGTCCTTCTCGTCGGACCGAACGGAAGCGGGAAGAGCACACTGCTAAAACTCGGCCTCGGTCTCCTCAAACCTACGTCCGGTACGGTAAGGGTGTGCGGTGGGAACCCTTACTCTTCAAAGGAGACGAGAAGAAAAATAGGGTTTATCATGGACTCTGACGTCCTGGACGTTCTCCTGACCGGGAAAGAGAATCTCGAATTTTTCTATGAGCTATACAACGGTAGCAGACCAGACCCAGGTTTCATAAACTCTGTCTTGGAGAGGGTTGGCTTGTCTGAGGAAGCTGGAAAAAAGGCCGGACAGTACTCGAAGGGTATGAGAAAGCGCCTGGAAATTGGGAGGCTGCTTCTATATCATCCCAAAGCGGTTCTTCTCGATGAACCCTTCTCCGGGCTTGACAGCGGCGGAAAAGAGCTCCTCGTTGATGTCGTCAGGGAGCTGAAAAACAACGGTGCGGCAGTTGTCATGGTTTCCCATGAAACGGAGTTTGCGCTGGGCTTGGCTGACAGGGTCGTTCTGATGGTGGGTGGTCGGACGCTGGCTCACTTTAGCCCTGAGGAGTTTTCGAACGCATACGTGGTCTCAGGAGAAGGCACTGAAAATCTCGATGGTATCAAGCTTGGGCCAAAGAGTGTCATCATCGTTTCAAGGGCAGGTGTTGATGAGATAGTCAGTGCCTGCAGAGAGAAGGGGGTGGCTCTGGAGGAAGTGATGCCCCTGATGAAGGCAATCCGGAGGGAGGGCTGA
- the purQ gene encoding phosphoribosylformylglycinamidine synthase I, translating to MPKFAVVVFPGTNCDFETERAIRKAGGEAERVWYKTSLKDFDGVVLPGGFSYADYLRAGAIAARQKIMEEVKEFAREGRPVLGICNGFQVLTEAGLLPGALRPNRIPRFLCRWVYLRVGDTETPFTSLYEPGEVIRMPIAHAEGNYYVDDPSKVRITFQYSDENGNVTEEANPNGSVLNIAAVANERGNVLGTMPHPERASDRFLGSEDGLRLFRSMVEWARR from the coding sequence ATGCCCAAGTTTGCCGTTGTCGTCTTTCCTGGGACGAACTGCGACTTTGAGACGGAGAGGGCCATAAGGAAGGCTGGAGGAGAAGCAGAGCGCGTCTGGTATAAGACGAGCCTCAAGGACTTCGACGGCGTTGTTCTCCCAGGGGGCTTCAGCTACGCCGACTACCTGCGCGCCGGGGCGATAGCCGCCCGTCAGAAGATAATGGAGGAGGTTAAGGAGTTCGCCCGTGAGGGGAGGCCCGTCCTCGGGATATGCAACGGGTTCCAGGTTCTCACGGAGGCGGGTCTCCTTCCCGGAGCACTGAGGCCGAACAGAATCCCAAGATTCCTCTGCAGGTGGGTTTACCTCCGCGTCGGCGACACTGAAACGCCGTTCACTTCCCTCTACGAGCCCGGCGAGGTCATACGGATGCCGATAGCCCACGCTGAAGGGAACTACTACGTTGACGACCCCTCGAAGGTCAGGATAACCTTCCAGTACAGCGACGAGAACGGGAACGTGACGGAAGAGGCAAACCCCAACGGCTCCGTCCTTAACATAGCGGCGGTGGCGAACGAGAGGGGGAACGTTCTCGGAACGATGCCTCACCCAGAGCGTGCGAGCGACCGCTTCTTAGGGAGTGAGGACGGTCTGAGGCTCTTTAGGAGCATGGTGGAGTGGGCGAGGAGATAA
- the purS gene encoding phosphoribosylformylglycinamidine synthase subunit PurS, whose product MRWKVTVIVRLKEGLNDPEGRVIGNALRNLGYAVENLRVPKYFEFELESERPEEEVEEMCRKLLANPLIHSWEYSIEPVS is encoded by the coding sequence ATGAGATGGAAGGTCACCGTCATCGTCCGCCTTAAGGAAGGCCTTAACGACCCTGAGGGAAGGGTCATAGGAAACGCCCTCAGGAACCTCGGCTACGCGGTGGAGAACCTCCGCGTCCCCAAGTACTTCGAGTTCGAGCTTGAGAGCGAGAGGCCGGAGGAAGAAGTTGAAGAGATGTGCAGGAAGCTTCTCGCCAACCCGCTAATCCACAGCTGGGAGTACAGCATCGAGCCGGTGAGCTGA
- a CDS encoding formate--phosphoribosylaminoimidazolecarboxamide ligase family protein produces the protein MISRDEILSILEKYDPEKITVGVIGSHSALDIADGAKEEGLPVLVIAQRGRHRTYAEYFRLRKTKDGLTKGFIDEVLVLEKFAQVVEVQDELVKRNVIFVPNRSFVVYTGIDRVENDFRVPLFGSRNLLRSEERSEEKSYYWLLEKAGLPYPEPVKPEEIDEVGLVIVKLPHAKKRLERGFFTAASYKEFREKAERLIRLGVITEEDLAKARIERYIIGPVFNFDFFYSPIDGEIELLGIDWRFETSLDGHVRLPASQQLTLPEHQFEPEYTVCGHASSTLRESLLEKVFDMAEKYVEATKKYYSPGIIGPFTLQTAVDKDLNFYIYDVAPRTGGGTNIHMAMGHPYGNALWRKPMSTGRRVALEIKRAIELDELEKVVT, from the coding sequence ATGATAAGCCGCGACGAGATTTTGAGCATCCTCGAAAAATACGACCCTGAAAAGATAACCGTCGGCGTCATAGGGAGCCACTCTGCCCTGGACATAGCGGACGGGGCCAAGGAGGAAGGCCTCCCGGTTCTTGTCATCGCCCAGAGGGGCAGGCACAGGACTTACGCCGAGTATTTCAGGCTGAGGAAGACGAAGGACGGCCTTACGAAGGGCTTCATTGACGAGGTGCTGGTGCTTGAGAAGTTCGCCCAGGTCGTGGAGGTTCAGGACGAGCTCGTGAAGAGGAACGTCATCTTCGTGCCGAACCGCTCGTTCGTGGTCTACACCGGCATTGACAGGGTTGAGAACGACTTCCGCGTCCCGCTCTTCGGGAGCCGTAACCTCCTCAGGAGTGAGGAGCGGAGCGAGGAGAAGAGCTACTACTGGTTGCTTGAGAAGGCTGGACTCCCCTACCCGGAACCAGTGAAGCCGGAGGAGATTGATGAAGTTGGCCTCGTCATCGTCAAGCTCCCGCACGCGAAGAAGAGGCTTGAGCGCGGCTTCTTCACCGCGGCGAGCTACAAGGAGTTCCGCGAGAAAGCGGAGAGGCTCATCAGGCTCGGTGTGATTACCGAGGAAGACCTCGCCAAAGCGAGAATCGAGCGCTACATAATCGGGCCGGTCTTCAACTTCGACTTCTTCTACTCGCCGATTGACGGGGAGATTGAGCTTTTGGGAATAGACTGGCGCTTTGAGACGAGCCTCGACGGCCACGTCCGCCTCCCGGCTTCCCAGCAGCTGACCCTCCCGGAGCACCAGTTCGAGCCCGAATACACCGTCTGCGGCCACGCCTCCTCGACGCTCCGTGAGTCCCTCCTTGAGAAGGTCTTCGACATGGCCGAGAAGTACGTTGAAGCGACAAAGAAGTACTACTCCCCCGGCATAATCGGGCCCTTTACTCTCCAGACGGCGGTTGATAAAGACCTCAACTTCTACATTTACGACGTTGCGCCGAGGACTGGCGGCGGGACTAACATTCACATGGCGATGGGCCACCCCTACGGAAACGCCCTCTGGAGGAAGCCGATGAGCACCGGGCGGAGGGTAGCCCTCGAAATCAAGCGCGCAATCGAGCTGGACGAGCTTGAGAAGGTGGTAACTTGA
- the purD gene encoding phosphoribosylamine--glycine ligase, protein MKVLLVGGGGRENAIGEALVRSGAELYVVSKHRNPGLARLASGYGLAKETDVGKVLESALNWGVDLAFIGPEAPLEKGIVNALEENGIPTVGPSREAARLETDKAFARSLMEEYEIPGRKLFRVFEDVSEMHSWVDDFGRPVVVKPLGLTGGKGVKVVGYQLKDNEEAKAYAEELIRKDGRVLIEERTDGVEFTLQVFTDGKRVIPMPLAQDYPHAYEGDQGPITGGMGSYSCPNHLLPFVPREDYERALETLKATVGAMRKNGTPYKGILYGQFMLSREGPVIIEYNARFGDPEAMNVLPLLKTNLLEIAEGIVDGNLGRAEFEGRATVVKYLAPKGYPVNPVKGVKVEIDEKAVEDAGAKLYYASIDENLTLLGSRAIAVVGIADTLEEAERIAESAVPHIKGELFYRRDIGTRESVEKRIRLMQELRREFKSNPC, encoded by the coding sequence ATGAAGGTTCTGCTCGTTGGAGGTGGCGGCAGGGAGAACGCCATCGGCGAGGCGCTCGTGAGGAGCGGCGCCGAGCTCTACGTGGTCTCGAAGCACAGGAACCCAGGCCTCGCAAGGCTTGCTTCAGGTTATGGCCTGGCAAAAGAGACTGATGTCGGAAAAGTCCTTGAGTCCGCCCTGAACTGGGGGGTTGATCTGGCTTTCATCGGCCCGGAGGCACCCCTTGAGAAGGGCATCGTAAACGCCCTCGAAGAGAATGGAATCCCCACCGTCGGGCCGAGCAGAGAAGCGGCGAGGCTTGAGACGGACAAGGCCTTCGCCCGCTCGCTTATGGAAGAGTACGAAATCCCGGGCAGGAAGCTCTTCCGCGTCTTTGAGGACGTCTCCGAGATGCACTCGTGGGTAGACGACTTTGGCAGGCCCGTCGTTGTAAAGCCCCTCGGGCTCACAGGTGGAAAGGGCGTCAAGGTAGTCGGCTACCAGCTGAAGGACAACGAGGAGGCCAAGGCATACGCGGAGGAGCTCATCAGGAAGGACGGGAGGGTGCTCATAGAGGAGCGTACCGACGGCGTTGAGTTCACCCTCCAGGTCTTCACGGACGGGAAGAGGGTAATCCCCATGCCCCTAGCCCAGGACTACCCCCACGCCTACGAGGGTGACCAGGGCCCCATAACCGGCGGAATGGGCAGCTACTCCTGTCCGAATCACCTGCTCCCCTTCGTCCCCAGGGAGGACTACGAGAGGGCCCTGGAGACCCTGAAGGCGACGGTCGGGGCAATGAGGAAGAACGGGACGCCCTACAAGGGAATCCTCTACGGCCAGTTCATGCTCTCCAGGGAGGGCCCGGTGATAATCGAGTACAACGCCCGCTTCGGCGACCCCGAGGCGATGAACGTCCTCCCGCTTCTGAAGACGAACCTCCTTGAGATTGCGGAGGGAATAGTGGACGGCAACCTTGGAAGGGCCGAGTTTGAGGGAAGGGCAACGGTGGTCAAGTACCTCGCACCGAAGGGCTACCCCGTGAACCCCGTCAAGGGTGTAAAGGTTGAAATTGACGAGAAGGCCGTTGAAGACGCCGGGGCAAAGCTCTACTACGCCTCGATTGACGAGAACCTCACGCTCCTCGGCTCCCGCGCCATAGCGGTCGTTGGAATTGCCGATACCCTCGAAGAGGCCGAGAGGATTGCCGAGAGCGCGGTCCCGCACATCAAGGGTGAGCTGTTCTACCGCAGGGACATCGGGACGAGGGAGAGCGTTGAGAAGCGGATTAGGCTGATGCAAGAGCTCAGAAGGGAGTTTAAGTCGAACCCATGCTGA